A part of Curtobacterium sp. MCLR17_036 genomic DNA contains:
- a CDS encoding nitroreductase family protein: MTSTNADTLTRSTDSSQPLVPLLEERWSPRSYDETATITDAQFDAVLEAARWAASAMNHQPRRFLAGRRGTETFRKINENLLGFNAAWAFRASALVVGVLETVTEDGEARPFAQYDLGQSLAALTVQAHAEGLHVHQMAGIDAEGLRAAFDLPERFLPYTVTAIGTVAHPSQLDEKAAEREVAPRTRLPLDEVVLVKE, encoded by the coding sequence ATGACCTCGACGAACGCCGACACCCTCACCCGGTCCACCGACTCCAGCCAGCCCCTGGTTCCCCTGCTCGAGGAGCGCTGGAGCCCGCGCTCCTACGACGAGACCGCGACGATCACGGACGCGCAGTTCGACGCCGTGCTCGAGGCCGCGCGGTGGGCCGCGTCGGCGATGAACCACCAGCCCCGCCGCTTCCTCGCGGGCCGCCGTGGCACCGAGACGTTCCGGAAGATCAACGAGAACCTGCTCGGCTTCAACGCCGCGTGGGCGTTCCGCGCGAGCGCCCTGGTCGTCGGCGTCCTCGAGACCGTCACCGAGGACGGCGAGGCCCGTCCGTTCGCGCAGTACGACCTCGGGCAGTCGCTCGCGGCCCTGACGGTGCAGGCGCACGCCGAGGGGCTGCACGTGCACCAGATGGCGGGCATCGACGCCGAGGGCCTCCGCGCCGCCTTCGACCTGCCGGAGCGCTTCCTGCCCTACACCGTGACGGCGATCGGCACCGTCGCGCACCCGTCGCAGCTCGACGAGAAGGCCGCCGAGCGCGAGGTCGCCCCGCGAACGCGCCTGCCCCTCGACGAGGTTGTTCTCGTCAAGGAGTAG
- a CDS encoding phosphoribosylanthranilate isomerase, whose amino-acid sequence MTDQRWIKICGLSTPDTVDAAVDAGADAVGFVFAAGSPRTVTADLAKELVERLPDGIDAVGVFRDQKIDEVVGIASEVGLTTLQLHGGESATDFARARDAGFFTIRALAAEDYLRETPEQRAAYDHDLLLLDAAVPGSGRLIDPAAVDGTVDEAWILAGGLTPANVAAAVEALDPDGVDVSSGVESERGVKDPAKIRAFVEAVRSLG is encoded by the coding sequence ATGACCGACCAGCGCTGGATCAAGATCTGCGGCCTGTCGACCCCGGACACCGTCGACGCCGCCGTCGACGCGGGTGCCGACGCGGTCGGCTTCGTCTTCGCCGCCGGCAGCCCGCGGACCGTCACGGCGGACCTCGCGAAGGAGCTCGTCGAGCGGCTGCCCGACGGCATCGACGCGGTCGGGGTGTTCCGCGACCAGAAGATCGACGAGGTCGTCGGCATCGCCTCCGAGGTCGGCCTCACCACGCTGCAGTTGCACGGCGGAGAGTCCGCGACCGACTTCGCCCGGGCGCGCGACGCCGGGTTCTTCACGATCCGGGCGCTCGCGGCCGAGGACTACCTGCGCGAGACGCCGGAGCAGCGCGCCGCGTACGACCACGACCTGCTGCTGCTCGACGCCGCGGTGCCGGGCAGCGGTCGACTCATCGACCCCGCGGCCGTCGACGGCACGGTCGACGAGGCCTGGATCCTGGCCGGCGGGCTCACCCCGGCGAACGTCGCCGCGGCGGTCGAGGCGCTCGACCCGGACGGCGTGGACGTGTCGAGCGGCGTCGAGTCGGAGCGCGGGGTCAAGGACCCGGCGAAGATCCGCGCGTTCGTCGAGGCCGTCCGCAGCCTCGGCTGA
- a CDS encoding serine/threonine-protein kinase, whose translation MTLLDSARADTVLAARYRLVKLIGTGGMGSVYEARDEHTYRAVAVKLFATPDKMTTADRVRQEREIRLLSMLSHPGLIPLYDAGTHDFEDGPHRFIVMELIADTTLLRRLSEGALHNYEVADLGAQLADALAYVHSRGIVHRDVKPANILISDEGSSGFARTVKLTDFGVAHFVDGSRLTNDGTIIGTAAYLSPEQVAGEPISFATDVYSLGLVLLEALTGKQEYSGTLIEAALARLRHDPVVPDDVASEWRDLLSRMTHRDPARRPTAVAIASALRGGSTQITGPLPLGPERVKHQRDHRMHRAAHRHAKRGTFEAVRRWRRRNVLVGSFAVSGVLLACGAAYVAGMLH comes from the coding sequence ATGACCCTGCTGGACAGCGCGCGGGCGGACACGGTCCTGGCGGCCCGGTACCGACTCGTCAAGCTGATCGGTACGGGCGGGATGGGCTCGGTGTACGAGGCCCGCGACGAGCACACCTACCGTGCCGTCGCCGTGAAGCTCTTCGCCACCCCGGACAAGATGACCACCGCCGACCGCGTCCGCCAGGAGCGCGAGATCCGGCTGCTCAGCATGCTGTCGCACCCGGGGCTCATCCCGCTGTACGACGCCGGCACCCACGACTTCGAGGACGGGCCGCACCGCTTCATCGTGATGGAGCTCATCGCGGACACGACGCTGCTCCGCCGGCTGTCCGAGGGCGCCCTGCACAACTACGAGGTCGCCGACCTCGGCGCGCAGCTCGCCGACGCCCTGGCGTACGTGCACTCGCGCGGGATCGTGCACCGTGACGTCAAGCCGGCGAACATCCTGATCAGCGACGAGGGCTCGTCCGGCTTCGCCCGCACGGTCAAGCTCACCGACTTCGGCGTCGCGCACTTCGTCGACGGCTCGCGGCTGACGAACGACGGCACGATCATCGGCACGGCGGCGTACCTGAGCCCCGAGCAGGTCGCCGGCGAACCGATCAGCTTCGCGACGGACGTCTACTCGCTCGGCCTGGTGCTGCTCGAGGCGCTGACCGGCAAGCAGGAGTACTCCGGCACGCTCATCGAGGCGGCGCTCGCGCGGCTGCGGCACGACCCGGTCGTCCCGGACGACGTCGCGTCGGAGTGGCGCGACCTGCTCAGCCGGATGACCCACCGGGACCCGGCGCGCCGGCCCACCGCCGTGGCGATCGCGAGCGCACTGCGCGGCGGCTCGACGCAGATCACCGGCCCGTTGCCGCTCGGTCCGGAGCGCGTCAAGCACCAGCGCGATCACCGCATGCACCGCGCGGCGCACCGCCACGCGAAGCGCGGCACGTTCGAGGCGGTCCGTCGCTGGCGTCGCCGCAACGTGCTCGTCGGCTCGTTCGCGGTCTCCGGCGTGCTCCTGGCCTGCGGCGCCGCGTACGTCGCCGGCATGCTGCACTGA
- a CDS encoding HAD-IIB family hydrolase → MTTPRLVAFDLDDTLAPSKSALDPRMLETFASLLEVVPVAVISGGNFQQFEQQLVTPLRERDGLVLDDLHLLPTCGTRYYRWAGDDWALQYAEDLTDEQKRRALASVRARAEEAGYWESETWGEILEDRGSQITFSALGQTAPVDVKKQWDPTGAKKDHLRGLVQADLPDLEVRSGGSTSIDITRKGIDKAYGMQRLAEITGIALDDMLFVGDRLDPEGNDYPVKALGVPCHAVEGWEDTDAFLTDLVPTLR, encoded by the coding sequence ATGACCACGCCCCGCCTTGTCGCCTTCGACCTGGACGACACGCTCGCCCCGTCGAAGTCCGCCCTCGACCCGCGCATGCTCGAGACCTTCGCGTCCCTGCTCGAGGTCGTCCCGGTCGCGGTGATCTCCGGCGGCAACTTCCAGCAGTTCGAGCAGCAGCTCGTCACGCCCCTGCGCGAGCGTGACGGGCTCGTGCTCGACGACCTGCACCTGCTGCCGACCTGCGGGACCCGCTACTACCGGTGGGCGGGCGACGACTGGGCGTTGCAGTACGCCGAGGACCTGACCGACGAGCAGAAGCGCCGCGCGCTCGCCTCGGTCCGGGCCCGTGCGGAGGAGGCCGGCTACTGGGAGTCCGAGACCTGGGGCGAGATCCTCGAGGACCGCGGCTCCCAGATCACGTTCTCGGCCCTCGGCCAGACCGCGCCCGTCGACGTGAAGAAGCAGTGGGACCCCACCGGCGCGAAGAAGGACCACCTGCGCGGGCTCGTGCAGGCGGACCTGCCCGACCTCGAGGTCCGTTCCGGCGGCTCGACGAGCATCGACATCACCCGCAAGGGCATCGACAAGGCCTACGGCATGCAGCGGCTCGCCGAGATCACCGGCATCGCGCTCGACGACATGCTGTTCGTCGGCGACCGGCTCGACCCCGAGGGCAACGACTACCCGGTGAAGGCCCTGGGCGTGCCGTGCCACGCGGTCGAGGGCTGGGAGGACACCGACGCCTTCCTCACCGATCTGGTCCCCACCCTGCGCTGA
- a CDS encoding AEC family transporter, translated as MGGVLTGFAIIGAIIAGGYVVGRIRLLGPHAQFVMSRLTFFVLMPCLLFHTIATADIASLLSPVLWVSLVSALTVALVAAAVFGLVLRRSVTTTTVGALASSYVNANNIGLPVAVYVLGQATAVVPVILLQLVVLAPIALTILDAATAGSGGWVRRVSGPFRNPIIIASIVGLVFSATGIDLPAPVLEPFSLVGAAAVPVVLLSFGMSLHGAAPLRDPAIRTDVIVASSIKLVVMPAVAFVFARFVFGLGAQDVFVLTTLGALPAAQNVFNYAQRYGAAVPVARDVVLISTIGSVPVLVAVAALLHP; from the coding sequence ATGGGTGGCGTGTTGACCGGGTTCGCGATCATCGGCGCGATCATCGCCGGTGGCTACGTCGTCGGGCGCATCCGACTGCTCGGGCCGCACGCCCAGTTCGTGATGAGCAGGCTCACGTTCTTCGTGCTCATGCCCTGCCTGCTGTTCCACACCATCGCCACCGCGGACATCGCCTCCTTGCTGTCGCCGGTGCTCTGGGTGTCGCTCGTCAGCGCCCTCACGGTGGCGCTGGTCGCCGCCGCGGTGTTCGGCTTGGTGTTGCGCCGGTCCGTCACGACCACCACCGTCGGCGCGCTCGCGTCGAGCTACGTCAACGCGAACAACATCGGGCTGCCGGTCGCCGTCTACGTGCTCGGGCAGGCGACCGCCGTCGTGCCGGTGATCCTGCTGCAGCTCGTCGTCCTCGCGCCGATCGCGCTGACGATCCTCGACGCCGCGACCGCGGGCTCGGGCGGCTGGGTGCGGCGGGTGTCCGGGCCCTTCCGGAACCCGATCATCATCGCCTCGATCGTCGGCCTGGTGTTCTCGGCGACCGGCATCGACCTGCCGGCACCGGTGCTCGAGCCGTTCTCGCTGGTCGGGGCCGCCGCGGTGCCCGTCGTGCTGCTGTCCTTCGGGATGAGCCTGCACGGCGCCGCGCCCCTGCGCGACCCGGCGATCCGCACCGACGTCATCGTGGCGTCGTCGATCAAGCTCGTGGTCATGCCGGCCGTGGCGTTCGTGTTCGCCCGGTTCGTCTTCGGCCTCGGCGCGCAGGACGTCTTCGTGCTGACGACGCTCGGCGCACTGCCCGCGGCGCAGAACGTCTTCAACTACGCGCAGCGGTACGGCGCGGCCGTCCCGGTCGCCCGCGACGTCGTGCTCATCTCGACGATCGGCTCGGTCCCCGTGCTCGTCGCGGTGGCGGCGCTGCTGCACCCGTAG